In one window of Amblyomma americanum isolate KBUSLIRL-KWMA chromosome 9, ASM5285725v1, whole genome shotgun sequence DNA:
- the LOC144105645 gene encoding acetylcholinesterase-like yields MKGSVVVAILLKALLCASYDVQRTTDLGPVGGRKIEILGATIEEYRGIPFAEPPIGELRFKPPVPAKPWEGTLNATSRRSGCPQPMLNTSLTEDDIEYSEDCLHLNVWAREGSSNAPVLVWIHGGGFTYGSASPDNYTGAVIAAKTGIVVASINYRLGVLGFLHADSPESPGNMGFLDQNLALNWIKNNIEHFGGDPSSITLFGESAGAASGHAHMLSPMSRGLIRRAIAMSGTINAPDFTETPHESVAKGDALAAIVGCHPDNKTLVSHPDEIIACLRTRSADELVAAAFRAVPGKELPFLPTYHNAFLPEEPSVTIRSGSFDTGVELLTGVTSDEGVTFFYVLQPKPEILAEDLDQVDRETLLSALHKTVSSWTKGVTPPLLKDDEAENTSKAAIRRKYVDYLSDRLFICPMHFAAAAHASRGGTVYTYVFDHWPAKRAPLSWAGVGHGIDVPYIFGLPLLDRERVHFSDEDGAASEKYLTMISTFAGLPVQPGVSAWPKYTASSPISMLLKNDNYTNIVGFRCDHCDSSSRPS; encoded by the exons ATGAAGGGATCCGTAGTGGTGGCCATTCTTTTAAAAGCGCTTCTTTGCGCCTCTTACGATGTCCAACGCACCACAGACCTTGGACCCGTGGGCGGGCGGAAAATTGAGATCTTGGGTGCCACCATCGAGGAGTACCGTGGCATTCCTTTCGCAGAACCACCTATTGGAGAACTGCGGTTTAAGCCTCCGGTGCCTGCCAAG CCATGGGAGGGGACGCTGAATGCCACTAGCCGCCGAAGCGGCTGTCCGCAGCCCATGCTCAACACATCCCTCACCGAGGACGACATCGAATACAGTGAGGACTGCCTCCACTTGAACGTGTGGGCGCGAGAGGGCAGCAGTAACGCGCCAGTGCTGGTCTGGATCCACGGCGGCGGCTTCACGTACGGCTCGGCATCACCTGACAACTATACTGGCGCCGTGATCGCCGCCAAGACGGGCATCGTAGTAGCATCCATAAACTACCGTCTTGGAGTCCTTGGCTTCCTCCACGCGGACAGCCCGGAGTCTCCCGGCAACATGGGGTTTCTGGACCAGAATCTAGCGTTGAA CTGGATCAAGAACAACATCGAGCACTTCGGCGGTGACCCTTCAAGCATCACGTTGTTCGGGGAGAGCGCTGGAGCCGCGAGCGGGCACGCACACATGCTTTCACCCATGAGCCGGGGGCTAATCCGGCGCGCCATCGCTATGAGTGGCACCATCAACGCACCTGACTTCACGGAGACTCCCCACGAGAGCGTGGCCAAGGGTGACGCCCTGGCTGCCATTGTCGGCTGCCACCCGGACAACAAAACACTCGTGTCCCACCCCGACGAGATCATCGCCTGCTTGCGAACGCG GTCGGCTGATGAACTTGTGGCGGCGGCATTCCGAGCGGTGCCCGGGAAGGAGTTGCCCTTCCTGCCTACGTACCACAATGCCTTCCTGCCCGAAGAGCCGTCCGTGACCATTCGGTCGGGTTCATTTGACACTGGCGTGGAGCTCCTCACTGGCGTGACATCGGACGAGGGTGTCACATTTTTCTACGTGTTACAACCTAAGCCGGAGATCCTTGCTGAGGATCTCGACCAAGTCGACAGAGAGACGCTACTAAGCGCCCTGCACAAG ACAGTCTCATCGTGGACGAAAGGTGTGACTCCCCCCCTGCTGAAGGATGATGAGGCCGAGAATACAAGCAAGGCTGCGATCAGGCGCAAATACGTGGACTATTTGAGCGACCGACTGTTCATCTGCCCCATGCACTTTGCTGCGGCTGCCCATGCCTCACGTGGTGGCACGGTGTACACATACGTGTTCGATCACTGGCCGGCCAAGAGAGCCCCATTGTCCTGGGCTGGAGTTGGTCACGGTATCGACGTCCCTTACATCTTCGGGCTGCCCCTACTAGACCGAGAGCGGGTGCACTTTAGCGACGAGGACGGCGCGGCTTCCGAAAAATACCTTACTATGATCTCCACGTTCGCAGG